From Alienimonas californiensis, a single genomic window includes:
- a CDS encoding tRNA modification GTPase gives MSLPDPDEPIAAPASAPGGAERAIIRLSGPGTPRLLRNLFTPAEPDADPGRGARRFEGELRLDAFPAPVPAAALVWPTERSYTGQPSAELHLPGSPPVVEATLSALHAVGFRPAGPGEFTLRAFLAGRIGLTEAEAVLGVVDAADPDELHTALNQLAGGVSNRLAPVRSDLLDLLADLEAGLDFAEEDVSFVEPDVLRERIEAGRGAIAALAEDAAGRSVSHTAPRVVLAGPPNAGKSSLLNALSGRPAALVSPTAGTTRDDVSETVRLGEATVELIDTAGEETAADELSAAAQARRAETLAAADLVLHCVPPGGAGPAGAGLVVHTKADLRAREEPGELSVSAATGAGLAELRMALAAALERAEPRRHLTGATAARGGAALREAATALERAGDVVELGDELVAAELRTAIDALGEVLGVVYHDDLLGRIFGRFCIGK, from the coding sequence GTGTCCCTGCCCGACCCGGACGAACCGATCGCCGCCCCGGCCTCCGCCCCCGGCGGGGCGGAGCGGGCGATCATCCGGCTCAGCGGCCCCGGGACGCCGCGGTTGCTGCGAAACCTGTTCACCCCCGCCGAGCCCGACGCCGACCCCGGCCGCGGCGCCCGGCGGTTTGAGGGGGAATTGAGGCTCGACGCCTTCCCCGCCCCGGTCCCCGCGGCGGCGCTGGTCTGGCCGACGGAGCGCAGCTACACCGGCCAGCCGAGCGCTGAACTGCACCTGCCCGGTTCGCCGCCGGTGGTCGAAGCGACGCTGTCGGCACTGCACGCGGTCGGCTTCCGGCCGGCGGGGCCGGGGGAGTTCACCCTGCGGGCGTTCCTCGCCGGGCGGATCGGGCTGACCGAAGCCGAGGCCGTGCTGGGGGTCGTGGACGCCGCCGATCCGGACGAGTTACACACGGCCCTCAACCAGCTCGCCGGGGGCGTCTCGAACCGCTTGGCCCCGGTGCGGAGCGACCTCCTCGATCTGCTGGCGGACCTGGAGGCCGGTTTGGACTTCGCGGAGGAGGACGTCTCCTTCGTCGAACCGGACGTGCTGCGAGAGCGAATTGAAGCCGGCCGCGGGGCGATCGCGGCGCTGGCGGAGGACGCCGCGGGCCGCAGCGTGTCGCACACGGCGCCGCGGGTCGTGCTGGCCGGGCCGCCGAACGCCGGGAAAAGCTCGCTCCTCAATGCCTTGAGCGGCCGGCCGGCGGCACTGGTCTCCCCCACGGCGGGCACGACGCGGGACGACGTCAGCGAGACCGTGCGGCTCGGCGAGGCGACGGTCGAACTGATCGACACCGCCGGCGAGGAAACGGCGGCGGACGAACTCTCCGCCGCCGCCCAGGCCCGCCGGGCGGAGACGCTCGCCGCCGCGGACCTCGTGCTGCATTGCGTCCCGCCGGGCGGGGCGGGTCCCGCGGGCGCCGGCCTCGTCGTGCACACCAAGGCGGACCTGCGGGCCAGGGAGGAACCGGGGGAACTCTCCGTCTCCGCCGCGACGGGGGCGGGGCTGGCCGAGTTACGTATGGCCCTCGCCGCGGCGCTGGAGCGGGCCGAGCCGCGTCGCCACCTGACCGGAGCCACGGCCGCCCGCGGCGGGGCCGCGCTGCGGGAGGCCGCCACGGCGCTGGAGCGGGCCGGGGACGTGGTCGAGTTGGGGGACGAACTCGTCGCCGCCGAATTACGAACGGCGATCGACGCCCTCGGCGAAGTGCTGGGCGTCGTCTATCATGACGACTTATTGGGCCGCATCTTCGGCCGGTTCTGCATCGGGAAGTAA
- a CDS encoding SLC13 family permease, with protein MSESTPPIDRPGFFGRWGVWLGLLAAAIVLALDAPAGMTPGAQKTLAVTVLTGVLWFTGAVPLGAASLVPLVAFPLCGVLEVGPASEAYINKYVFLYLGGFLLALGLERWNVHERLALHTLRFTGTSPRRVVAGFMLAAAGLSMWISNTAATIMLLPVAVAMLDALGKKTGGTDDRLTAEGGTGEAAAEDAARHTARQHKLTVALLLGLAWAASLGGIATPIGTPTNVAFLGVWEKAFPGESLDRFSFDRWMLAFAPVSAVMLVLAWGLLTWNLRPAPGAAAVGRSFFAGRLNALGRLSTPEKRMLAVFGLAAALWVIPGPLFASLKATETGTEWIEAIDARGLTPIVQPDDSTVAVVCALLAFALPAGDGRGSRLINWHTAERLPWDILLLFGAGFALALAFKETGLSLWVGERLGDAVRGQPEWVLVGAVCLVMTFLTECTSNVATCSIVLPVLAGVAVEIGVEPSLIMLPAAASASFAFMLPVATPPNAIVFGSGRLTMGEMARKGFVLNLVGAVAITVLTLFWVRRIL; from the coding sequence ATGAGCGAATCCACGCCGCCAATCGACCGCCCCGGATTCTTCGGCCGGTGGGGCGTGTGGCTGGGGTTGCTCGCGGCCGCGATCGTGCTGGCGCTCGACGCCCCGGCGGGGATGACGCCGGGCGCCCAGAAAACCCTCGCCGTCACGGTCCTCACCGGCGTGCTGTGGTTCACCGGGGCCGTCCCGCTGGGGGCGGCGAGCCTCGTGCCGCTGGTCGCCTTCCCGCTGTGCGGCGTACTGGAGGTGGGGCCGGCGTCCGAGGCCTATATCAATAAATACGTCTTCCTGTACCTCGGCGGGTTCCTGCTGGCGCTGGGGCTGGAACGCTGGAACGTGCACGAGCGGCTCGCCCTGCACACGCTGCGGTTCACCGGGACTTCGCCCCGCCGGGTCGTCGCCGGGTTCATGCTGGCGGCGGCGGGGCTGAGCATGTGGATCAGCAACACCGCCGCGACGATCATGCTGCTCCCGGTCGCCGTGGCGATGCTGGACGCACTAGGAAAGAAGACCGGCGGAACCGACGATCGGCTGACGGCCGAGGGGGGAACCGGCGAGGCGGCCGCCGAGGACGCCGCCCGTCACACCGCCCGGCAGCACAAGCTGACCGTGGCCCTGTTGCTCGGGCTGGCGTGGGCGGCGAGCCTTGGCGGGATCGCCACGCCGATCGGCACGCCCACGAACGTGGCGTTTCTGGGCGTCTGGGAGAAAGCGTTCCCGGGCGAGAGCTTGGACCGGTTCAGCTTCGACCGCTGGATGCTGGCGTTCGCCCCGGTCTCCGCCGTGATGCTGGTCCTGGCGTGGGGCCTGTTAACTTGGAACCTGCGGCCGGCGCCGGGGGCGGCGGCGGTGGGCCGCTCGTTCTTCGCCGGGCGTCTCAATGCTCTCGGCCGGCTCAGCACGCCGGAGAAACGGATGCTGGCCGTGTTCGGCCTCGCCGCGGCGCTGTGGGTGATCCCCGGGCCGCTGTTCGCGTCCCTCAAGGCGACGGAGACCGGCACGGAGTGGATTGAAGCGATCGACGCCCGCGGGCTCACGCCGATCGTGCAGCCGGACGACAGCACCGTGGCGGTCGTCTGCGCCCTGCTGGCCTTCGCCCTGCCGGCCGGCGACGGGCGGGGTTCCCGCCTAATTAATTGGCACACCGCCGAACGCCTGCCGTGGGATATTTTGTTGCTGTTCGGCGCCGGCTTCGCGCTCGCCCTGGCGTTTAAAGAGACGGGTCTGTCGCTGTGGGTCGGCGAGCGGTTGGGCGACGCCGTCCGCGGGCAGCCGGAATGGGTGTTGGTGGGGGCGGTCTGTCTGGTGATGACCTTCCTGACCGAATGCACCAGTAACGTGGCGACCTGCTCCATCGTCCTGCCGGTGCTGGCCGGCGTGGCGGTGGAGATCGGCGTCGAACCGAGCCTGATCATGCTGCCGGCCGCGGCCTCGGCGAGCTTCGCCTTTATGCTGCCGGTGGCGACCCCGCCGAACGCGATCGTGTTCGGCAGCGGCCGATTAACGATGGGCGAGATGGCGCGCAAAGGGTTCGTCTTGAACCTCGTCGGCGCCGTCGCGATCACGGTCCTGACGCTGTTCTGGGTCCGGCGGATTCTATGA
- a CDS encoding sugar phosphate isomerase/epimerase family protein has product MRDVFPLGVFTSLDAGLGVRLDVAKELSIPTVQLHAPAPQSRTPAHAAKFLADLADADIVLTCVFAGFDGESYASIPETARTVGLVPRDLREARAAELCAISDFAEELRSPAVGLHVGFVPEDRTGEDYKDLVKVVARCCDHAAENGQTINLETGQETASHLLDFLGDVHRENLGVNFDPANLLLYGTDDPLPALRKVGDFVKSVHCKDARQAPAAVRGKEWGQEVALGEGEVGMTDYLRTLHEIGYRGPLTIEREIPEDRDRQKADVAKALAVLKAARAEVLGDG; this is encoded by the coding sequence ATGCGAGACGTCTTCCCCCTCGGCGTGTTCACCTCTCTGGACGCCGGCCTCGGCGTGCGGCTCGACGTGGCGAAGGAGCTGTCGATCCCCACCGTGCAGCTGCACGCCCCCGCCCCGCAGAGCCGCACCCCCGCCCACGCGGCGAAGTTCCTCGCCGATCTGGCCGACGCGGACATCGTGCTGACCTGCGTGTTCGCCGGCTTCGACGGCGAGAGCTACGCCAGCATCCCGGAGACCGCCCGGACCGTCGGCCTCGTCCCCCGCGACCTCCGCGAGGCCCGGGCCGCCGAACTGTGCGCCATCTCCGACTTTGCCGAGGAACTCCGCAGCCCCGCGGTCGGCCTGCACGTCGGCTTCGTCCCCGAGGACCGCACCGGCGAGGACTACAAGGACCTCGTGAAGGTCGTCGCCCGCTGCTGCGATCACGCCGCGGAGAACGGCCAGACGATCAACCTGGAGACCGGTCAGGAGACCGCCTCGCACCTGCTGGACTTCCTGGGCGACGTGCACCGGGAGAACCTCGGCGTGAACTTCGACCCGGCGAACCTGCTGCTCTACGGCACCGACGACCCGCTGCCGGCGCTGCGGAAGGTGGGCGACTTCGTCAAAAGCGTGCACTGCAAAGACGCCCGCCAGGCGCCCGCGGCCGTCCGCGGCAAGGAGTGGGGCCAGGAGGTCGCGCTGGGCGAGGGCGAGGTCGGCATGACGGACTACCTGCGCACGCTGCACGAAATCGGCTACCGCGGCCCGCTGACGATCGAACGCGAGATCCCCGAAGACCGCGACCGCCAAAAGGCCGACGTGGCCAAGGCCCTCGCCGTCCTGAAGGCCGCCCGGGCGGAGGTGCTGGGGGATGGTTGA
- a CDS encoding response regulator transcription factor, which yields MTNPGDAPRSDAALDDPPPGPPALGDLASAPTVHIVDDDEEMRDSLRWLIESVGMRAVCYGSGAEFLQRQREGRGAAGDGPGCLVSDVRMPRMSGLDMYEAFKADGGDLPVIFITAHADVPMAVRALQSGAAEFLEKPFNRHALLERVQRAVRRDARRRDQERALTTLDRRFAALSDRERLVLEGLKRGLPNREIAEQAQVTVRAVEMRRSGLMKKLGAPTLADLLRLAWCVETRTPPDAGPEPSPC from the coding sequence GTGACGAATCCTGGTGATGCGCCCCGCAGCGATGCGGCCCTCGACGACCCGCCCCCCGGCCCCCCGGCGCTGGGCGACTTGGCGTCGGCGCCGACGGTTCACATCGTGGACGACGACGAGGAGATGCGCGATTCGCTGCGCTGGCTGATCGAAAGCGTGGGCATGCGGGCCGTCTGCTACGGCTCCGGGGCGGAGTTCCTCCAGCGCCAGCGCGAGGGCCGGGGCGCGGCGGGGGACGGGCCGGGGTGCCTGGTCTCCGACGTGCGGATGCCGCGGATGAGCGGCCTGGACATGTACGAGGCCTTCAAGGCGGACGGCGGCGACCTGCCGGTCATCTTTATCACCGCTCATGCGGACGTGCCGATGGCCGTGCGGGCGTTGCAGAGCGGGGCGGCGGAGTTCCTGGAGAAGCCCTTCAACCGGCACGCCCTGTTGGAGCGGGTGCAGCGGGCGGTCCGCCGCGACGCCCGCCGCCGCGATCAGGAGCGGGCACTGACGACGCTGGACCGCCGCTTCGCCGCCCTCTCGGACCGCGAACGCCTCGTGCTGGAGGGCCTGAAGCGCGGGCTGCCGAACCGGGAGATCGCCGAGCAGGCCCAGGTCACCGTGCGGGCGGTGGAGATGCGGCGGAGCGGCCTGATGAAGAAGCTCGGCGCCCCCACGCTGGCCGACCTGCTGCGCCTGGCCTGGTGCGTCGAAACCCGCACCCCCCCCGACGCCGGGCCGGAGCCCAGCCCCTGCTGA
- a CDS encoding ATP-binding protein, with product MTDSADSPAAVEPASFGPTARPTFPPAPSADPAGAWADPRRMLNRRFVAAMTAAAALAVANQTLVQPALLDLTTDAPVINVAGRQRMLSQRLAKAALAEGAADSPADRAARRGELRDTLALWTRSHRGLQHGDAVLELPGENAPAVTAAFDDLEPHFAAARQAAADLIAGRGDPADRRRALLAAEREYLPRMDRIVHFYEEESQARVAALRRTGWGLTGLVLVALAAVGLFVLRPAGRTIADQIDALREARDRLEDRVADRTRELKRANAALHREHEDRLRAEEKQRDLLREYARVGRAQSVGQTASGLAHELNQPLGAVANYVEGCLVRLERGRLERGERTPDGLAEALLKARDAALRAGAIVARIRRLAARGPAEFVPLDPAALVREVAEFMEEDARRRGVRLDLRLDPAAGTARDLMAVTGDRVQLQQVLTNFLTNAFDAIAAAAPAQPRVTLGLCAPDGGRVELFVEDNGDGLSPKAADRAFDAFYSGRAHGTGIGLAVARSIAEAHGGTLSVRSERGAGARFALSLPVSPSADSPP from the coding sequence ATGACCGACTCCGCCGATTCGCCCGCCGCCGTGGAGCCTGCATCTTTCGGACCGACCGCGCGCCCGACGTTCCCACCAGCCCCGTCGGCGGACCCGGCGGGGGCGTGGGCGGACCCGCGGCGGATGCTCAACCGCCGGTTCGTCGCCGCGATGACCGCCGCGGCAGCGCTGGCCGTGGCGAACCAGACGCTCGTGCAACCCGCCCTGCTGGACCTGACGACCGACGCCCCGGTGATCAACGTGGCGGGCCGGCAGCGGATGCTCAGCCAGCGGTTGGCGAAGGCGGCGCTGGCCGAGGGCGCCGCCGACTCCCCCGCCGACCGGGCCGCCCGCCGCGGGGAGCTGCGGGACACGCTGGCCCTGTGGACCCGCTCGCATCGCGGGCTGCAACACGGCGACGCCGTCTTGGAACTGCCGGGCGAAAACGCCCCCGCGGTGACGGCGGCGTTCGACGACTTGGAACCGCACTTCGCCGCCGCCCGCCAAGCCGCCGCCGACCTGATCGCCGGCCGCGGCGACCCGGCGGACCGTCGCCGGGCACTCCTCGCCGCCGAACGCGAATACCTGCCGCGGATGGACCGCATCGTCCATTTCTACGAGGAGGAATCGCAGGCCCGGGTGGCGGCCCTCCGCCGGACCGGCTGGGGGCTGACGGGGTTGGTGCTGGTCGCGTTGGCGGCGGTGGGGCTGTTCGTGCTGCGGCCCGCCGGCCGCACGATCGCCGACCAGATCGACGCCCTGAGGGAGGCCCGCGATCGGCTGGAGGACCGCGTCGCCGACCGCACCCGGGAGCTGAAGCGCGCCAACGCAGCCCTGCACCGGGAACATGAAGATCGCCTGCGGGCCGAGGAAAAACAGCGGGACCTGCTCCGCGAGTACGCCCGCGTCGGCCGGGCGCAGTCCGTGGGGCAGACGGCCTCCGGGCTGGCCCACGAGTTGAACCAACCGCTCGGCGCCGTGGCGAACTACGTGGAAGGCTGCTTGGTCCGACTGGAACGCGGGCGGCTGGAACGGGGGGAGAGGACGCCGGACGGGTTGGCGGAGGCGTTGCTCAAAGCGCGGGACGCGGCGCTGCGGGCGGGGGCGATCGTGGCCCGCATCCGCCGCCTCGCCGCCCGCGGCCCGGCGGAGTTCGTCCCGCTGGACCCGGCGGCCCTGGTGCGGGAGGTTGCGGAGTTCATGGAGGAGGACGCCCGCCGCCGCGGCGTGCGGCTGGACCTCCGCCTCGATCCCGCCGCAGGAACGGCACGCGATTTGATGGCCGTCACCGGCGACCGCGTCCAACTTCAACAGGTTTTGACCAACTTCCTCACGAACGCGTTCGACGCCATCGCCGCCGCCGCGCCCGCTCAACCGCGGGTCACGCTGGGTTTGTGCGCCCCTGACGGGGGGCGGGTGGAACTTTTTGTGGAGGACAACGGCGACGGGTTGTCGCCCAAGGCGGCCGACCGGGCCTTTGACGCCTTTTACAGCGGTCGTGCCCACGGAACGGGCATTGGCCTAGCCGTCGCCCGCTCGATTGCGGAGGCTCACGGCGGCACGCTCTCCGTCCGTTCGGAGCGCGGCGCCGGCGCCCGGTTCGCCCTGTCCCTGCCTGTTTCTCCCTCCGCCGATTCGCCGCCGTGA
- a CDS encoding molybdopterin molybdotransferase MoeA, giving the protein MSTFAFDSPAAAIDACRAALGTVGTKEVPLAEAVGRLLALAPTLDRDSPACDLSAMDGYAVGAPDLPSGTGSLSVLGAAAAGSPPPEHVAGSAVRIFTGAPVPAGCDRVIRQEQVRREGRGRAGTERIVVPAGLATAVPAGANVRRRGENGRAGDPIAEPGTLVNAAVVAAAAACGLSTLTVRRRVRVAVLVTGEEVRAAPFPAAVPLRNADARLPVPMEMGSRELAPWEVRDANGPAVAALLARRPYLRVSPPAYVGDDPTLLAQTLAVLLDRHDAVVTTGGVSVGDYDLVPDAVRAIGGRPLFHGLPIRPGKPVFAAVVESGTGAGRLALGLPGNPVAALCVARRIGIELLRHVAGFPGPEPTALVEALPPDDPADGRADGPLPLWRFRPVRLDVRGDENAETAGGLPVATAVDGRGASDTVALARSDGFVEVPPGAATAGRLPYRAW; this is encoded by the coding sequence ATGTCCACGTTCGCCTTCGACAGCCCCGCCGCCGCGATTGACGCCTGCCGGGCCGCGTTGGGGACGGTGGGAACGAAAGAGGTTCCCCTCGCCGAGGCCGTCGGTCGCCTGCTGGCCCTCGCCCCGACGCTGGACCGCGACAGCCCGGCCTGCGACCTGTCGGCGATGGACGGCTACGCGGTGGGCGCCCCGGATCTGCCGAGCGGGACCGGCTCGCTGTCGGTCCTGGGGGCGGCGGCGGCGGGGAGCCCCCCGCCGGAGCACGTCGCCGGGTCGGCGGTGCGGATCTTTACCGGAGCCCCCGTCCCGGCGGGCTGCGATCGGGTGATCCGTCAGGAACAGGTGCGACGCGAGGGCCGCGGCCGGGCGGGGACGGAGCGCATCGTCGTGCCCGCCGGGCTGGCGACGGCCGTGCCCGCCGGGGCGAACGTGCGACGCCGCGGGGAGAACGGCCGGGCCGGCGATCCGATCGCCGAGCCCGGCACGCTGGTGAACGCCGCGGTCGTCGCGGCGGCGGCGGCCTGCGGGCTGTCCACGCTGACGGTCCGCCGGCGGGTGCGGGTCGCGGTGCTGGTGACCGGCGAGGAGGTGCGTGCGGCGCCCTTCCCGGCCGCGGTCCCCCTGCGGAACGCCGACGCCCGCCTGCCGGTCCCCATGGAAATGGGCTCGCGGGAACTTGCCCCGTGGGAGGTCCGCGACGCCAACGGCCCCGCCGTCGCCGCCCTGCTGGCTCGGCGGCCGTATCTGCGGGTCTCCCCGCCGGCCTACGTCGGCGACGATCCGACGCTGCTGGCCCAGACCCTCGCCGTGCTGCTCGACCGGCACGACGCCGTGGTGACGACCGGCGGGGTCTCCGTCGGCGATTACGACCTCGTGCCCGACGCCGTCCGGGCGATCGGCGGGCGCCCGCTGTTCCACGGCCTGCCGATTCGCCCCGGCAAACCCGTCTTCGCCGCGGTCGTCGAGTCAGGAACGGGGGCCGGGCGGTTGGCGCTCGGGCTGCCGGGCAATCCGGTCGCGGCGCTGTGCGTGGCTCGGCGGATCGGGATCGAGCTGCTCCGCCACGTCGCCGGGTTCCCGGGGCCGGAGCCGACCGCCCTGGTGGAGGCGCTGCCCCCGGACGATCCCGCCGACGGGCGCGCCGACGGGCCCCTGCCGCTGTGGCGGTTCCGCCCGGTCCGGCTGGACGTCCGGGGCGATGAGAACGCCGAGACGGCGGGGGGTCTCCCCGTGGCGACGGCGGTCGACGGCCGCGGGGCCTCCGACACCGTCGCGCTGGCCCGCTCGGACGGATTCGTCGAAGTCCCCCCCGGCGCCGCCACCGCCGGCCGACTGCCGTATCGCGCCTGGTAG
- a CDS encoding NAD-dependent epimerase/dehydratase family protein, which translates to MPIHTLITGGAGFIGSHLADRLLADGQAVRVLDNLDPQVHGEAAAAAQRRPAYLDDRVDLHVGDVRDAEAVKTALKGCDRVVHLAAAVGVGQSMYEVARYTAVNNLGTAVLMEALIERPVESLVVASSMSVYGEGSFVDRDGAAVHASPRPVEQLKRHQWEVLGPDGAPLTPVPTTEAEPPEATSVYALSKYDQERLGIILGAAYDIPTIALRFFNVYGPRQALSNPYTGVLAIFASRLLSGRPPVIFEDGEQRRDFVSVHDVAAACHLASEQAPQRPGSVLNVGSGRSVTVNEIAAALAETLGRTDLAPEVSHRYRVGDIRHCFADISAARRTLGYEPRTEFADGLAELAGWLKDQTAEDRVDHARGQLEARGLVV; encoded by the coding sequence TTGCCAATTCATACGCTGATCACCGGCGGAGCCGGCTTTATCGGTTCGCACCTCGCCGACCGGCTGCTCGCGGACGGGCAGGCCGTGCGGGTTCTGGATAATTTGGACCCCCAGGTCCACGGCGAGGCGGCGGCGGCGGCGCAGCGTCGTCCGGCGTACCTCGACGATCGGGTCGACCTGCACGTCGGCGACGTGCGGGACGCCGAGGCGGTCAAGACGGCTTTAAAGGGCTGCGACCGCGTGGTGCACCTCGCCGCCGCGGTGGGCGTCGGCCAGAGCATGTATGAGGTCGCCCGCTACACCGCGGTGAACAATCTCGGCACGGCCGTTTTAATGGAGGCCCTGATTGAACGGCCGGTCGAGTCGCTGGTGGTCGCCAGCAGCATGAGCGTTTACGGCGAGGGGAGTTTCGTCGACCGCGACGGCGCCGCGGTTCACGCCTCGCCCCGGCCGGTCGAGCAACTCAAACGGCATCAGTGGGAGGTCCTCGGCCCGGACGGCGCCCCGCTGACGCCGGTCCCCACGACCGAGGCCGAACCGCCGGAGGCCACCAGCGTCTACGCCCTCTCCAAATACGACCAGGAGCGACTGGGAATTATTCTCGGCGCCGCCTACGACATCCCCACGATCGCCCTGCGGTTCTTCAATGTCTACGGCCCGCGGCAGGCGCTGTCCAATCCCTATACCGGGGTGCTGGCGATCTTCGCCTCCCGGCTGCTGAGCGGTCGTCCGCCGGTGATCTTTGAAGACGGCGAACAGCGGCGGGACTTCGTCAGCGTACACGACGTCGCCGCCGCCTGTCACCTCGCCTCGGAGCAGGCCCCGCAGCGCCCCGGGTCCGTTTTAAACGTCGGCAGCGGGCGGAGCGTGACCGTCAACGAGATCGCCGCGGCGCTGGCGGAGACATTAGGCCGCACGGACCTCGCCCCGGAGGTCTCGCACCGCTACCGCGTGGGCGATATCCGGCACTGCTTCGCGGACATCTCCGCCGCCCGCCGCACGCTGGGCTACGAGCCGCGGACGGAGTTCGCCGACGGTCTCGCCGAACTCGCCGGCTGGTTGAAAGACCAGACCGCCGAGGACCGCGTCGACCACGCCCGCGGCCAATTGGAGGCCCGCGGACTGGTCGTTTAA
- a CDS encoding NAD-dependent epimerase/dehydratase family protein, producing the protein MSDRSITAPRFSRGAGPGAASRPVLITGGAGFVGCNVAASFLADGVAVRVLDDLSRPGVEKNLRWLQSRFPAVEFRRADVRDAAAVNEAVRGCSRVYHFAAQVAVTTSLTAPLNDFDINARGTLNVLEAVRAEQNCGRDIPLLFTSTNKVYGDLGGIETLLGGEPSRNGDGEADRYRPADRRLAADGVNESRPLDFHSPYGCSKGCADQYVLDYARTYRLPATVFRMSCIYGPHQFGTEDQGWVAHFARAALRGEGVTFYGDGRQVRDVLHVSDLVRAMRAALDDPRRTAGRAFNVGGGPANAVSLRQVVAALGETVGAPVEVTDGPWRTGDQRWYVSDTARLRSALGWSPRMSWRDGLADLVGWLAEHVEPQSAVPSAGAAGVAGVREPQAALAAT; encoded by the coding sequence GTGTCCGACCGCAGCATTACGGCCCCGAGATTCTCGCGGGGGGCTGGCCCAGGGGCCGCCTCCCGGCCGGTCCTGATTACCGGGGGCGCCGGCTTCGTGGGGTGCAACGTCGCCGCGTCGTTCCTCGCCGACGGCGTCGCCGTCCGCGTGCTGGACGACCTGAGCCGGCCGGGCGTGGAAAAGAACCTCCGCTGGCTCCAGAGCCGCTTCCCCGCCGTGGAGTTCCGCCGGGCCGACGTCCGCGACGCCGCCGCCGTGAACGAGGCGGTCCGCGGCTGTTCCCGGGTTTATCACTTCGCGGCGCAGGTGGCGGTCACCACCAGCCTGACGGCCCCCCTGAACGACTTTGACATTAACGCCCGCGGCACGCTCAACGTGCTCGAGGCGGTCCGGGCGGAACAGAACTGCGGCCGCGACATCCCCCTGCTGTTCACCAGTACGAATAAGGTTTACGGGGACCTCGGCGGGATCGAAACGCTGCTGGGGGGCGAGCCGTCGCGGAACGGCGACGGCGAGGCCGATCGCTACCGCCCCGCCGACCGCCGCCTCGCCGCCGACGGCGTGAACGAGTCCCGCCCGCTGGACTTTCACAGCCCCTACGGATGCAGCAAGGGCTGCGCGGACCAGTACGTGCTCGATTACGCCCGCACCTATCGCCTGCCGGCGACGGTGTTCCGCATGAGCTGCATCTACGGCCCGCACCAGTTCGGGACGGAGGATCAGGGCTGGGTGGCCCACTTCGCCCGGGCCGCGTTGCGGGGCGAAGGGGTGACGTTCTACGGCGACGGCCGCCAGGTGCGCGACGTGCTGCACGTATCCGACCTCGTCCGGGCGATGCGGGCCGCCCTCGACGACCCCCGCCGCACCGCCGGCCGGGCCTTCAACGTCGGCGGCGGCCCGGCGAACGCGGTCAGCCTCCGACAGGTCGTCGCGGCGCTCGGCGAGACGGTCGGCGCCCCCGTCGAGGTGACGGACGGCCCCTGGCGGACCGGCGATCAGCGGTGGTACGTCTCCGACACCGCCCGCCTGCGGAGCGCCCTCGGGTGGAGCCCGCGGATGAGTTGGCGGGACGGGCTGGCCGATCTGGTCGGCTGGCTCGCCGAGCATGTCGAGCCGCAATCCGCCGTCCCCAGCGCCGGCGCCGCCGGCGTGGCCGGCGTTCGGGAACCTCAAGCCGCACTGGCCGCGACGTGA